A region of the Pseudarthrobacter sp. MM222 genome:
GGGGTCGAGTCGCTGGTAGGCGGGGCGCCCGTCAAGGAGGGCCGGGCACCCGTAAGCACGGAACATACGGGTCCCAATGAAGGCACGGATGAGGCCGGTGGTTGGGCTCCGCGGTTCGAGGGCAGGGTCCTGACCAGTTTTGAGAACAAGGCACACGAGGCTGGCCGGCTCATCTTCGACCTCAGTTACCGGCGGCGCTAGGGACACGACGGCGGGTAGCGAAGCTTGCCGACAGACCAGCCCGCCGCAGATTCCCTGCCCGGTCCGGAACCGGCAGCCCTGTTCCCAAGAAGCACGGCGTGGCAGGATTACGGGAGGCGCATCCGCTGGGCAGGAATGTGCTCGGCGGAACTACCGAGACAGTTGAGGGACCGAACATCAAAAGAGAACTGAAGGGCGCCGCCGACGCCGCCGAGGACATTACCAACTCCCGGGCACTTGAGCTGGTGGCCCGTGCCGGGTTTGCCGTGAGCGGCATCCTGCATCTCCTCATCGGCTTGGTCGCGATCCGTCTCGCCATGGGCGGCCAGGGCGAGGCGGACGTGAGCGGTGCAGTCGCGCAGCTCGCCAGCCAGCCGGCCGGACCGGCGCTCCTCTGGGCGTCTTTCGCGGCCTGCGTCGCACTGGCGCTCTGGCAGGCGAGCGATGCCATCTTCGATTTTGAACACCTCCCGGCCAAGAAAAAGCTGGGGAAGAAGCTCAAGGCCGCGCTTCAGGCCGTGGTGTACGCCGGGCTCGCCCTGACCTTGGCATCGTTCGCCAACGGCGCTGGCAAGGAGCACACCGCCTCCACGAGCGACCTCACAGTGTCCGTGATGAAGGCCCCAGGAGGGTACGCCCTCCTGGTCGCCATCGGCGCGGCCGTTGCCGTCACCGGGATCATCTACGCCATCCGCGGTTTCCGGCAGTCCTTCAAGAAGTACCTCCGGCTGCCGTCGTCGGAGCGGGCTCGGACGGCGGTAACGGCCCTTGGCGTGGCCGGCTACGCCGCCAAGGGCATCGCCCTGCTCCTGACAGGCGTGCTCATCATCGTCGCTACTGTGACGGCGCACCCCGAGGAATCAACCGGAATCGACGGCGGACTGAAAGGCCTGCGCGAGCAGCCGTACGGCGTGTATATGCTGGCCGCCGTGGGCGCCGGTCTGATCTGCTACGGCGTTTTCATGATGGTGCGCGCCAAGCTCGCCAAAATGTAGCGTGCCTTGGCGGCGGGCTTGCGGCCGCTCCTGTCCCGTCAGTGGTGCTTCCGGTCCCGGCGCCTGGCACCCGCTCCCGTCAGGGCCGGCAGTCGTCGTGCACAACCACCCTGGAGAGTTCGATGGTTCCGTCCGGCAGCCGCCAGAAATGCAGGCGCCTAGCCCCGGCGACGTTCCGTTCGATCGCGGCCCGGAAGCATCTCGCCCCGTCCTCCCGGCGAACCTGCGGGGCTTCGCCCCCTGCGTTTTCCCGGAGCGCGTGGACTTCGCGCGCCGGATTTCTCTCCGCAGCACCGGTCAGAACCTCGACGGCGGCCTTCAGCGCCTTCGCCGTCACTCCTGGCTCCGTGAAGGAATACAGGGAGGCCGCGAACTCCGGTCCCGCCTTCCAGACGGCCGGCAAGGCGTGAATGGCCTTATCCGCGGCAGGAATGTGCTTCGCCCAGGCGAGGTACACATCGTGCCGGAGGCGTTCGCCCGGAGTTCCGAAGAGCCCGTCCGAGCCCACGGCCGCGCGCCTGAGCGCCTGTTGCGCCTCCCGGTTGCGGGTGCGGAGGCCCTGCAGCTCCTGCCGGTGCCGTTCCGTCCGGACCCCGGCCGCTGCCAGGGCCTCCTGCAGTTCCGCCGAGAGCTCGCGCTCTGCTTCGAGCTGCAGGATCAGCGCGGCATGTTCCTTTTGCGCGGTGACCAGTTCAGCCCCCGCCTCGCTGGCTGCGGATACGAGTTCCTGGAGTGCGGCGACTCTTCGCCGCTCCGACTCAAGCTGGAGCTGGACGGAGCGCAGGACCGCCGAAGGCCGCACCGTCGAGGCAGAGGGATCCTCGGAGGCACCGCCCGGGGACCGGAATGCCGCGGCGCCGGGCGCGGCGCCTGGCGCGGCGCCGGAGCGATCGTCGGCGCCGGCGTCAGGGCCGGAGGCGGCGAACGTCCGCCCGGCGGTGGCTTGCTCCGCCAGATGGCGTCCAGGCTGCAACCATGGGGTTCCGCCTTGCAGCAGCGCGGGCGCTTCCTTGACCGGGGCGTCGTCATCTACGTCAATCAGGGAGAGCACCACCGCGCCGTGCTCGCGCAGGAACCGTGCCACCACCACCTCGCCTTCGGTGACCAGGCTTTCCACCGTGTCAAGCGGATTGGAGGAGATCCGCGCAGCAGCGACGGGCCAGCTGTAGCCCGGGAATAGGGTCAGTTTGGCGCTGCTGGCGGTGACCTGCTCGGCGAGGGCCAGCACAAGGTCGCCGGCGCCGTAGAGCTCCGCGAGCCGGGGGACCGTCTTGAGTCCATTGATGTCCAGGGTCTTGTCTTCAGGGTCAAAGTCGCCCTCGACGGTTTGACCAAGCGACAGCATCCAGTCGAGGCGGACGGGCGGGACCACGTGCTCCCGCTGGATGGTGCAGCACGTCCCGTCAAGCAGTTCGACGATTGCCCGCGATCCGGCGCTGGCGAAGGCCTTGACCGTGCCGTGGACGCGCCGCGGCGCTCCGCGGGCCGCCGTTGACTTCAGCGGAACTTCACGGATCAGGCTCAGGACGTCCTCAATGATGTCCTCCGCCGCACGGGCTGCGGCCGCTCGGTCCCGGGCCATCCGCAGCGGGCTTTGCTGGACGTCCTTCATCCATCGAAGGTCCTCCGAGTACACCCGCGCGGCATTGCCGAAGACGTGTGCCCCGGGCGGCAGGTTGTCGCCGAAGGCGTAACTTTCCGCACCGTTCTCCAGCCAGAAGATGTCCGCCAGACCGCCGACCTCCCGGGCAATGTGTGCCACGTCGATGCGGTTGTGCCGCTGTTCCGGATGCCAGGAGACTACGGCAGCGGGCTTAGTCCGCCGTCCCGCCGTGATCCGGAGCGCAAGCTCCCTCCCAGAGGTGACTACTTCATATCCCTGTTCCATTACGGGTCCCCAT
Encoded here:
- a CDS encoding DUF1206 domain-containing protein, translated to MKGAADAAEDITNSRALELVARAGFAVSGILHLLIGLVAIRLAMGGQGEADVSGAVAQLASQPAGPALLWASFAACVALALWQASDAIFDFEHLPAKKKLGKKLKAALQAVVYAGLALTLASFANGAGKEHTASTSDLTVSVMKAPGGYALLVAIGAAVAVTGIIYAIRGFRQSFKKYLRLPSSERARTAVTALGVAGYAAKGIALLLTGVLIIVATVTAHPEESTGIDGGLKGLREQPYGVYMLAAVGAGLICYGVFMMVRAKLAKM